Proteins from a single region of Desulfobacter postgatei 2ac9:
- the queF gene encoding preQ(1) synthase, giving the protein MKNKHYEPPFTVDTADVITPDLLEPIEYAYKSKRSIDIKITQPEYTSVCPMTGLPDNGTIIIEYRPDAHLVELKSLKYYLMQYRNVGMFYEHVVNKILDDLVLVIKPLYMKVTGEFTPRGGISSVGSAEYIKP; this is encoded by the coding sequence ATGAAAAATAAGCACTATGAGCCCCCTTTTACGGTGGATACCGCTGATGTTATTACACCGGATCTGCTGGAACCGATTGAATACGCATATAAGTCCAAACGCAGCATTGATATTAAAATCACCCAGCCCGAATACACGTCGGTCTGCCCCATGACAGGTTTGCCCGATAACGGAACCATCATTATCGAGTATCGTCCGGATGCCCATCTGGTGGAGTTAAAATCGCTTAAATATTATCTGATGCAGTACAGGAACGTCGGGATGTTTTATGAGCATGTGGTGAATAAAATTCTGGACGATCTGGTCTTGGTGATAAAGCCCCTTTACATGAAGGTGACAGGCGAATTCACCCCACGCGGCGGGATTTCGTCCGTGGGATCTGCCGAATATATCAAGCCTTGA
- the dusB gene encoding tRNA dihydrouridine synthase DusB, with translation MKIKDLEINGVTFLAPLAGITNLPFRKMVKDCGCAVVCSEMISAKGIFYNAEKTITLLKSQENERPLSVQIFGSDPVSMGQAAAVINDLGTADIIDINFGCSVRKVIKQGAGVALMKNPALARKILKAVRDATPLPFTIKIRSGWDPSGDQAVTLAKIAEDQGVDAIAFHPRTAVQGFRGKADWQLIARLKQAVRIPVIGNGDIITPQDAGDMLSRTGCDAVMVGRAAMANPFILSQIEQYVVHGSFNLPEPRDIFRKMESLTQGYVSYFGEITACRMLRGRLAWFIRGFPGAAAFRKELSTLASSAHVIEMIRDFEAGLKA, from the coding sequence ATGAAAATAAAAGATTTAGAAATTAATGGAGTTACCTTTCTGGCCCCCCTGGCCGGGATTACCAATCTGCCATTCAGGAAAATGGTAAAGGATTGCGGATGCGCGGTCGTATGCTCGGAGATGATCAGTGCCAAGGGCATATTTTATAACGCAGAGAAAACGATAACCCTGCTTAAGTCACAGGAAAATGAGCGGCCGCTCTCTGTGCAGATTTTCGGTTCAGATCCGGTGTCCATGGGACAGGCTGCAGCGGTTATCAATGATCTTGGCACAGCGGATATCATTGATATCAATTTTGGGTGCAGTGTTAGAAAAGTGATCAAGCAGGGCGCCGGCGTTGCGTTAATGAAAAATCCGGCGCTTGCCCGTAAAATTTTAAAGGCCGTCAGGGATGCCACGCCCCTTCCTTTTACCATAAAAATACGCAGCGGGTGGGATCCCTCCGGGGATCAGGCCGTGACTTTGGCAAAAATCGCCGAAGACCAGGGCGTCGACGCCATTGCCTTTCACCCGAGGACGGCCGTGCAGGGATTCAGGGGAAAGGCGGACTGGCAGCTGATTGCGCGACTTAAACAGGCGGTTCGTATTCCCGTGATCGGTAACGGGGATATCATTACGCCCCAGGACGCAGGAGACATGCTTTCCAGGACCGGCTGTGATGCTGTCATGGTGGGAAGAGCAGCCATGGCCAATCCCTTCATCCTTTCACAGATCGAACAGTATGTGGTCCATGGCTCTTTCAATCTTCCTGAGCCTCGGGACATCTTCAGAAAAATGGAATCGCTGACCCAGGGGTATGTATCTTATTTCGGAGAAATCACGGCATGCAGGATGCTTCGGGGAAGGCTTGCATGGTTTATCCGGGGATTTCCCGGTGCCGCTGCGTTCCGTAAAGAATTATCCACCCTTGCAAGCAGTGCCCATGTCATTGAGATGATCCGGGATTTTGAGGCAGGCCTCAAGGCTTGA
- a CDS encoding DUF1848 domain-containing protein, which yields MAVPAGILSASRRTDIPGWYTPWFLDQIEKGYFFVTNPFNRQSRRVDATPKEIHTIVFWSKNYGPFLDLSAHKILAQKGFHLFFNFTINTPLKDLEPGLPDLSDRLAQARRIARDLSPVQLAWRFDPICFYEKGGRMFNNLDAFEDIAGKLAQMGIKQCITSFYDPYKKVAARIKRMAESGRPMLKFIDPGMDRKTKIIRSMAQSLKHLGMDLFLCCEKELMETAGLQAYASPNACINGHLYKALFGGNPETRGDYGQRRKKGCQCTKSFDIGSYEDHPCFHNCLFCYARTGLDVTEPATG from the coding sequence TTGGCCGTTCCTGCCGGTATCTTGTCCGCCTCCAGACGTACAGATATACCAGGATGGTATACGCCCTGGTTTCTGGACCAGATTGAGAAGGGGTATTTTTTTGTAACCAATCCGTTTAACAGACAGTCCCGCAGGGTTGATGCAACACCAAAAGAGATCCATACCATTGTTTTTTGGTCCAAAAATTATGGTCCGTTTCTGGATTTAAGCGCCCACAAAATTTTAGCCCAAAAAGGATTTCACCTGTTTTTTAATTTTACCATTAATACCCCTTTAAAAGATCTTGAACCCGGCCTGCCGGATCTTTCAGACCGTCTGGCCCAGGCCCGGCGCATTGCCCGGGATTTAAGTCCCGTACAGCTTGCCTGGCGTTTCGACCCCATCTGTTTTTATGAGAAGGGCGGTCGGATGTTTAACAACCTTGACGCCTTTGAAGATATCGCAGGGAAATTGGCACAGATGGGTATTAAACAATGTATTACCAGTTTTTATGATCCTTATAAAAAGGTGGCCGCAAGAATCAAGCGTATGGCTGAGTCGGGCAGACCCATGCTCAAATTCATAGATCCCGGTATGGATCGCAAAACAAAAATTATCCGCAGTATGGCGCAATCTCTTAAACATCTTGGCATGGACCTTTTTTTATGTTGTGAAAAAGAACTGATGGAGACGGCCGGATTACAGGCATATGCATCCCCTAACGCGTGCATTAATGGGCATCTTTACAAAGCCTTGTTTGGCGGCAATCCCGAAACCCGCGGCGATTATGGTCAGCGGCGAAAAAAGGGATGTCAATGCACAAAATCCTTTGACATCGGTTCATATGAAGACCATCCTTGTTTTCACAACTGCCTTTTCTGTTATGCCAGGACAGGCCTTGATGTTACAGAACCGGCTACCGGTTAA
- a CDS encoding sigma-54 interaction domain-containing protein, with translation MNNDGIRNLNFLNHILDAMAEGLFTLDQDGKITAWNQAMENISGYTAQEAVGQRCCLIKCSRCYDQVNPSDISQCGVLAHGKTEAKECFIRHKDGYDVPVIKNARLVRDEKGNVLGIVETLTDLTEIKAIKAREASAKQELKKRYALGNIIGKSAAMEKVFHAIRAAADSRATILIQGESGTGKELVARAIHYESAGGQRPLVTVNCSALSETLLESELFGHVKGAFTGAHKDRIGRFEQADTGTIFLDEIGELTPYMQVKLLRVLQEREIERVGDTRKKKIDIRIIAATHKDLNTLTREGTFREDLYYRLKVFPIRLPPLRQRLEDIPLLVRSFIEKGNKHEGMEIRNVTPDAMKALMAYPWPGNVRELENAIAHGFVLCRTREISREDLPDEVCGQDQFYAAPPGSSAFPSPLSFSPTHLTRERLLLLLDACNWNKAEVARQLGKSRTLVWKYMKKWDIPLQKG, from the coding sequence GTGAATAACGACGGGATCAGGAATCTTAATTTCTTAAACCACATTTTAGATGCCATGGCTGAAGGGTTGTTTACTTTGGATCAGGACGGTAAAATTACAGCCTGGAACCAGGCGATGGAAAATATCAGCGGCTATACCGCCCAAGAGGCCGTGGGACAGCGGTGCTGCCTGATAAAATGCAGCCGGTGTTATGATCAGGTGAATCCGTCGGATATATCCCAATGCGGGGTGCTGGCCCATGGCAAAACAGAAGCCAAGGAGTGCTTTATTCGGCACAAGGACGGTTATGATGTGCCGGTGATTAAAAATGCCAGACTGGTTCGGGATGAAAAGGGCAATGTGCTGGGCATTGTGGAAACGTTGACCGATTTAACGGAAATTAAAGCCATCAAGGCCCGGGAAGCGTCTGCCAAGCAGGAACTTAAAAAACGTTACGCGTTAGGTAATATTATTGGTAAATCAGCAGCCATGGAAAAGGTATTCCATGCCATCCGGGCTGCAGCAGACAGCCGGGCGACCATCCTGATCCAGGGGGAGAGCGGCACAGGCAAAGAGCTTGTAGCCCGGGCCATCCACTATGAATCGGCCGGAGGGCAGCGTCCCCTGGTAACGGTGAACTGCTCGGCACTGTCCGAGACCCTGCTGGAAAGTGAGTTGTTCGGTCATGTCAAAGGCGCTTTCACCGGTGCGCACAAAGACCGGATCGGACGGTTTGAACAGGCAGATACGGGCACGATATTTCTTGATGAAATCGGTGAACTGACGCCATATATGCAGGTAAAGCTGCTGCGGGTGCTCCAGGAAAGGGAAATTGAACGGGTGGGAGATACCCGGAAAAAGAAAATTGACATCCGGATTATTGCTGCCACCCATAAAGATTTGAACACCCTGACCCGGGAGGGTACGTTTCGTGAGGATTTGTATTACCGCCTTAAGGTGTTTCCCATTCGCCTTCCGCCGTTGCGTCAGCGTTTGGAGGATATCCCTTTGCTGGTCCGAAGCTTCATTGAAAAGGGGAACAAGCACGAAGGCATGGAGATTCGCAATGTGACCCCTGACGCCATGAAAGCGCTGATGGCCTATCCCTGGCCCGGAAATGTGCGGGAGCTGGAAAATGCCATTGCCCATGGCTTTGTGCTGTGCCGCACCCGGGAAATAAGCCGAGAGGATCTGCCGGACGAGGTTTGCGGCCAGGATCAATTCTATGCCGCGCCCCCAGGCAGCTCCGCATTCCCAAGCCCGCTATCCTTTTCCCCGACACATTTGACCCGGGAACGTCTATTGTTGCTTCTGGATGCCTGCAACTGGAATAAGGCTGAAGTGGCAAGACAGCTTGGAAAAAGTCGGACCCTTGTATGGAAGTACATGAAAAAATGGGATATTCCCCTTCAAAAAGGTTAA
- a CDS encoding oxidoreductase — translation MTDPLFAPIKINQLSIPNRIYMPPMHLGMAQAFEVTDQIVEFYARRAKGGPGMICVGYATVDELSGNTRNIGAHDDK, via the coding sequence ATGACAGATCCCCTGTTTGCCCCCATTAAAATCAATCAATTGAGCATTCCCAACAGAATCTACATGCCGCCCATGCACTTGGGCATGGCACAGGCATTTGAAGTAACGGATCAAATCGTTGAATTTTACGCAAGGCGGGCCAAGGGCGGACCGGGTATGATCTGCGTCGGATATGCCACGGTGGACGAACTGTCCGGCAACACCCGGAACATTGGTGCCCATGATGATAAATGA
- a CDS encoding FAD-dependent oxidoreductase — translation MDALCINVGWHEARVPQIVVQVPRGAFGYLARDIRTAVEVPVIASHRINDPETAREMIDHGFCDIVAMGRSLIADPDLPKKAREGREKEIVHCIACAQGCLDNLFKLKHVECLCNPLAGHEFRNNAGKVDAAKKVMLVGGGVAGMTAALTCARRGHDVVLYERSRRLGGQLHLAAAPPGRKEFAQLSDDLEHQLAVEKIPVMLNCRVDEALISKEKPDALLLATGARPLEPPIPGMDLPHVTGAWDVLEDKVETGKHVAVIGGGAVGVETALFLAEKGTMPAEIIKFLLINKAETAEALFEMATTGSKKVCLIEMTNRIGKEIGKSTRWGMMQDLERFVDSGA, via the coding sequence GTGGATGCCCTGTGTATCAATGTGGGCTGGCATGAAGCCCGGGTGCCCCAAATTGTGGTCCAGGTGCCCAGGGGGGCATTTGGCTATCTTGCCCGGGATATCCGGACCGCTGTAGAAGTCCCTGTAATCGCAAGCCACAGGATCAATGACCCTGAAACCGCAAGGGAGATGATCGATCACGGTTTTTGCGACATAGTTGCCATGGGACGCAGTCTGATCGCAGATCCGGATCTGCCCAAAAAAGCCCGTGAAGGCAGAGAAAAGGAGATTGTCCATTGTATTGCCTGTGCCCAGGGCTGTTTGGACAACCTGTTCAAACTCAAGCATGTGGAGTGCCTCTGCAATCCTTTGGCCGGCCATGAGTTCCGGAACAACGCCGGGAAAGTTGACGCAGCAAAAAAAGTGATGCTGGTTGGTGGCGGAGTTGCCGGTATGACCGCGGCACTTACCTGCGCCCGGCGCGGCCATGATGTTGTCCTGTATGAGCGTTCCAGGCGCCTGGGCGGCCAGCTCCACCTGGCGGCAGCGCCTCCGGGCAGGAAAGAGTTTGCCCAATTGTCAGATGACCTTGAACATCAGCTCGCTGTGGAAAAAATCCCCGTGATGTTGAACTGCAGGGTGGACGAAGCCCTTATTTCAAAGGAAAAACCCGATGCCCTGCTCCTTGCCACAGGTGCGCGTCCCCTTGAACCGCCCATCCCCGGCATGGACCTGCCCCATGTGACAGGAGCCTGGGATGTTCTTGAAGACAAGGTGGAAACCGGCAAACATGTGGCCGTGATCGGCGGCGGGGCTGTGGGGGTTGAAACCGCATTGTTCCTTGCGGAAAAAGGCACCATGCCGGCGGAAATCATCAAATTTCTGCTGATCAACAAGGCCGAAACTGCGGAAGCTCTTTTTGAAATGGCAACCACAGGCAGCAAAAAGGTGTGTCTCATCGAGATGACGAATCGCATTGGAAAGGAGATCGGTAAATCAACCCGGTGGGGGATGATGCAGGATCTTGAGCGTTTTGTCGATTCTGGGGCCTGA
- a CDS encoding mechanosensitive ion channel domain-containing protein gives MAEKNFVHMKKLHVQFIFKFFVILFAGFTVFSGLPSAFAESEQPQTSQVVDELGTILEKSLKAELSDLEKYKTRMAAEEKDQMYLTAAYNGYRVQLSAFRNLLLSDDVDISQLETSRGELKTVMTDVQKLFQGLMPGEKSLKEELEHLENQKLLVGKQLTELAGVKENTASGDKKKNRNIEKIATRLSKVLKEKEALVSRLDQVYKGRLEKLTEINETYTSLDAEFEKKIEEKKAKGLFERTKKDERVGALNALHQEIKTLIEHIVIVSAPKFWISEIEKLWQEAQLLAVSFFFVLAAVLAILRRLRKEALGLKNLPVVQKLGAWHQMASDLLIISIIPAGTALTIFLYSRLERMVLVSKVFWAAAMVIMILLACRWICRALKTVFVDAVGGKSNARHLIRFTRTVAVFVLAYGVLYDVLGQSSGLLILLRVTGALIMVVWTLRTWRDVNFNTLQSSGGNHQDKNQLIRLLTTKYVMLLISGLSLMLDMTGYELLASHWVLSWVQSLVVVFWWGIFYHLLLEWDLYYREQSHSRTEEFVYDDYPVQWLIIRAGQFCWMVTLSILLLLIWWGDPQTVLGHLYQVLAVPLSIGSMRFSFLGAISAGLILIFTYALVRIWKWLFQKKFLSRSGMAQGMQESITTISSYMIWAIGLLMALHAFGLNTASLAVAFGALGIGIGFGLQNIFNNFISGIILLFERPIQVGDDVEINGIWARVRKINVRSTIVQTYDNASLIIPNADLISNQLTNWSFKDKRIRRKISVGVAYGSDIELVRTILLQIAVDAPNVLRYPRADVIFTDFGDSALIFVLRLWTDVDHMLEVDTDVRFRIDKKFRENNIEISFPQRDIHIRSIKGADRFFSAKTPESQQPEQEKETDD, from the coding sequence ATGGCAGAAAAAAATTTTGTTCATATGAAAAAACTACACGTTCAATTTATTTTCAAATTTTTTGTGATCCTGTTTGCCGGATTTACTGTTTTCAGTGGATTACCTTCTGCTTTTGCCGAATCAGAGCAGCCCCAGACATCTCAGGTGGTTGATGAACTGGGCACGATACTTGAAAAATCGTTGAAAGCCGAGCTCAGTGACCTTGAAAAGTATAAAACCCGTATGGCCGCCGAAGAGAAGGACCAGATGTACCTGACAGCAGCATATAACGGGTATCGGGTCCAGTTATCCGCTTTCCGGAATTTGCTGCTGTCCGACGATGTTGATATTTCCCAGCTCGAGACAAGCAGGGGTGAACTGAAAACCGTCATGACTGACGTCCAGAAGTTATTTCAGGGACTGATGCCGGGAGAAAAGTCCCTGAAAGAGGAACTTGAACATCTGGAAAATCAGAAATTGCTTGTTGGCAAACAACTTACTGAACTTGCCGGAGTTAAAGAAAACACCGCTTCCGGTGACAAGAAAAAGAACCGGAACATTGAAAAAATAGCAACTCGCCTATCAAAAGTGCTCAAGGAAAAAGAGGCTTTGGTGTCCCGGCTGGATCAGGTATACAAGGGCCGTCTGGAGAAACTGACGGAAATAAATGAAACGTATACATCCCTGGATGCAGAATTTGAAAAAAAGATTGAAGAGAAAAAAGCAAAGGGGTTGTTTGAGCGAACAAAAAAGGACGAGCGGGTTGGTGCGCTTAATGCGCTTCATCAGGAAATTAAAACCCTGATTGAACATATCGTTATCGTTTCTGCGCCCAAGTTCTGGATATCGGAAATTGAAAAATTGTGGCAGGAGGCACAGCTTCTGGCAGTATCCTTTTTCTTTGTCCTGGCGGCTGTGCTTGCCATTCTAAGGCGGCTCAGAAAAGAGGCTTTGGGTTTAAAGAATCTGCCTGTTGTGCAAAAACTGGGTGCCTGGCATCAGATGGCCTCAGATCTGCTGATCATATCCATTATTCCGGCCGGAACTGCGTTGACAATTTTTCTGTACAGTCGTCTGGAACGAATGGTTTTGGTGTCCAAGGTTTTTTGGGCGGCCGCCATGGTGATAATGATTCTGCTTGCGTGCAGATGGATTTGCCGCGCCTTGAAAACGGTTTTTGTCGATGCCGTGGGTGGGAAATCCAATGCCCGGCATCTGATTCGTTTCACCCGGACTGTTGCTGTTTTTGTTCTTGCCTATGGGGTGTTATATGACGTTTTGGGGCAAAGTTCGGGTCTATTGATCCTGCTGCGCGTGACAGGGGCATTGATCATGGTTGTCTGGACTCTGAGAACCTGGCGTGATGTTAATTTTAATACACTGCAGTCTTCGGGGGGAAATCATCAGGATAAAAATCAGCTGATCCGGCTTTTAACCACTAAATATGTGATGCTTCTGATTTCCGGTCTTTCTCTTATGCTGGATATGACCGGTTATGAATTGCTTGCCTCTCACTGGGTCCTTTCCTGGGTTCAAAGTCTTGTGGTTGTTTTCTGGTGGGGGATCTTCTATCATTTGCTCCTGGAATGGGATCTGTATTACAGGGAGCAAAGCCATAGCAGGACCGAAGAGTTTGTTTATGATGACTATCCTGTTCAGTGGCTGATCATCCGGGCAGGTCAGTTCTGCTGGATGGTTACCCTTTCAATTCTTCTGCTGCTGATCTGGTGGGGGGATCCCCAGACCGTGCTGGGTCATCTGTATCAGGTTCTTGCCGTTCCCTTGAGCATCGGCAGTATGCGGTTCAGCTTTTTGGGAGCGATTAGTGCAGGACTTATACTTATTTTTACCTATGCCCTGGTGCGGATATGGAAATGGTTGTTCCAGAAAAAATTCTTAAGCCGGTCCGGTATGGCCCAGGGCATGCAGGAGTCCATCACAACCATCTCCTCTTATATGATTTGGGCCATAGGCCTTCTCATGGCCCTTCATGCTTTTGGGTTGAACACGGCCTCCCTGGCCGTCGCCTTTGGTGCCCTGGGCATTGGTATCGGATTTGGCTTGCAGAATATTTTTAACAATTTTATATCCGGCATCATCCTGCTGTTTGAGCGGCCCATTCAAGTGGGGGATGATGTGGAAATTAACGGCATCTGGGCCAGGGTGAGAAAAATAAATGTTCGCTCCACAATAGTACAGACCTATGACAATGCCTCCCTGATTATCCCAAATGCCGATCTCATCAGCAATCAGTTGACCAACTGGAGTTTCAAGGATAAACGGATCCGTCGCAAAATCAGCGTGGGCGTGGCATACGGATCAGATATCGAACTGGTCAGAACGATTTTATTGCAGATTGCTGTGGACGCTCCCAATGTCCTTCGATATCCGCGGGCAGACGTGATTTTTACGGATTTTGGCGACAGTGCCCTGATATTTGTGCTGCGGCTTTGGACTGATGTGGACCATATGCTGGAGGTGGATACGGATGTCAGATTCAGGATCGATAAAAAGTTCCGGGAAAACAACATAGAGATCAGCTTTCCCCAACGGGATATTCATATCCGTTCCATTAAGGGGGCTGACCGGTTTTTTTCTGCCAAAACACCAGAATCGCAACAGCCGGAGCAGGAGAAAGAGACTGATGATTGA
- the corA gene encoding magnesium/cobalt transporter CorA, producing MPRFFNKLEKKAGSSPGLQIDARAASGTASDICVLIYSKDSLETYHPPDIDAALPLIQKNKTAWIQMTGIHDHFAFSRMGELFNIHTLTLEDMVTPSHPPKFEDFDNYYYVTLKQLAFDPKKDEISETQVSMAVMENLVIFVQDRPSPCLNAVEKRLHAGRGKLRTAGPGYLAYALIDAVVDQALDVIGQIASAVESVERDMLEDLNPGHLEQIHRLKREVIFFNKQLRPVRGAILSLIKSESPFVPDTTIRFYADILDHVNHVLDAVTSLQELLSSMLDFYMSAQGNRMNEVMTILTIISTIFIPLSFLAGIYGMNFKFMPELEWQWGYFVLLGSMAMIGGAMVFYFKKKGWF from the coding sequence ATGCCCAGGTTTTTTAATAAGTTAGAAAAAAAAGCCGGATCTTCGCCGGGTCTGCAGATTGATGCCCGGGCCGCGTCGGGTACCGCATCTGATATTTGTGTGTTAATCTATTCCAAAGATTCGCTTGAAACATACCACCCCCCGGACATTGATGCAGCCCTGCCTTTGATTCAAAAAAATAAGACCGCCTGGATTCAGATGACGGGCATACATGATCATTTTGCCTTTTCAAGGATGGGTGAGCTATTCAATATCCATACCCTGACCCTGGAGGATATGGTTACCCCGTCACACCCTCCGAAGTTTGAGGATTTTGACAACTATTATTATGTCACACTGAAACAACTGGCCTTTGATCCTAAGAAGGATGAGATATCAGAGACTCAGGTCAGTATGGCCGTCATGGAGAACCTGGTTATTTTTGTCCAGGACAGACCTTCCCCCTGCCTTAACGCAGTGGAGAAAAGACTTCATGCGGGAAGGGGAAAATTACGTACGGCCGGTCCTGGTTACCTGGCTTATGCCCTGATTGATGCCGTGGTTGATCAGGCTCTTGATGTCATTGGACAGATTGCGTCGGCCGTGGAATCTGTTGAACGAGACATGCTGGAAGATTTAAATCCCGGTCACCTTGAGCAGATACACCGGTTGAAACGTGAGGTGATATTTTTCAATAAGCAGCTCCGGCCGGTGCGCGGAGCAATTCTTAGTTTGATAAAATCCGAATCCCCGTTTGTTCCGGATACCACCATCCGCTTTTATGCGGATATTTTGGATCATGTCAATCATGTTCTGGATGCGGTTACTTCTCTTCAGGAGCTTTTGTCCAGCATGCTTGATTTTTATATGTCAGCCCAGGGCAACCGTATGAATGAGGTCATGACCATCCTGACCATTATTTCTACTATTTTTATCCCTTTAAGTTTTCTTGCCGGAATTTACGGAATGAATTTTAAATTTATGCCTGAACTTGAGTGGCAGTGGGGCTATTTCGTTTTATTAGGAAGCATGGCGATGATCGGTGGAGCAATGGTTTTTTATTTTAAAAAGAAAGGATGGTTCTGA